The following are from one region of the Cyanobium gracile PCC 6307 genome:
- a CDS encoding DMT family transporter: MRPSVARGAALLVAAFLANTLQSAFARAVGSAMDALMFTWLTFILALLLLIPLLATRGGRDLPTRVFPLHLLRGAMGMAGFLLFMSAAKLVNLVNANVLLNTTPMFIPLLAWLVLRQRIPPSLWKALAVGFAGMVIVVQPNASLLDKPGDLLGLAAGFVCAIEFLAVKALGRSESALTQLVYFLAIGGLVSSLMMVGQFHAITPDQFLWVLASALCLLSFQFLLIRAYSYADPSAIGAFQYASVVFAGLIGWIWFGQIPNAGVVVGTVLICVGGVLSLVGQNPVAAPQP; the protein is encoded by the coding sequence GTGAGACCTTCGGTGGCCAGGGGGGCGGCCCTGCTGGTGGCGGCCTTCCTGGCCAATACGTTGCAGAGCGCGTTTGCGCGGGCGGTGGGCAGCGCCATGGATGCCCTGATGTTCACCTGGCTGACGTTCATTCTGGCGCTGCTGCTGCTGATTCCCTTGCTGGCGACGCGCGGGGGGCGCGATCTTCCCACGCGGGTGTTCCCGCTTCACCTGCTGCGCGGCGCCATGGGCATGGCAGGGTTTCTGCTGTTCATGTCGGCGGCCAAGCTGGTGAATCTTGTCAACGCCAATGTGCTGCTGAACACGACCCCCATGTTCATCCCGTTGCTGGCCTGGCTGGTGCTCAGGCAGCGCATTCCCCCCAGCCTTTGGAAGGCCCTGGCGGTGGGATTTGCCGGGATGGTGATCGTCGTTCAGCCCAACGCCAGTCTCCTTGACAAGCCCGGTGATCTTCTGGGGTTGGCGGCCGGATTCGTCTGCGCCATCGAGTTTCTGGCGGTGAAGGCCCTGGGCAGGAGTGAGTCCGCCTTGACGCAGCTGGTCTATTTCCTGGCCATCGGCGGCCTGGTCTCCAGCCTCATGATGGTGGGGCAGTTCCACGCCATCACCCCGGATCAGTTCCTGTGGGTGCTGGCCTCGGCCCTCTGTCTGCTGAGCTTCCAGTTTCTGCTGATCCGCGCCTACAGCTATGCCGATCCCAGCGCGATCGGGGCCTTTCAGTATGCCTCGGTGGTCTTCGCCGGCCTGATCGGCTGGATCTGGTTCGGCCAGATCCCGAATGCCGGCGTGGTGGTGGGAACGGTGCTGATCTGCGTCGGCGGGGTGCTCAGCCTGGTGGGGCAGAACCCTGTGGCCGCCCCACAGCCGTGA
- a CDS encoding cytochrome c oxidase subunit 3, with protein MSSTPATSGDTAAPHAHGAGAHASHNLTGFIIFLCSESVIFLAFFSGYALLRLSAIDWLPAGVEGLEWRLPLINTVVLVSSSFTMVVAEHFKGKGKIWLFRGFWLLTMAMGAYFLYGQAVEWRGLSFGFTSGTFGGTFYLLTGFHGLHVLTGILLMGLMLAKSFVPGNYDGGEEGVIATSLFWHFVDVIWIILFVLLYVWRA; from the coding sequence ATGAGCAGCACCCCCGCCACGTCCGGCGACACGGCCGCGCCCCACGCCCACGGCGCGGGAGCGCACGCCAGCCACAACCTCACCGGCTTCATCATCTTCCTGTGCTCCGAGAGCGTCATCTTCCTGGCGTTCTTCAGCGGCTACGCCCTGCTGCGGCTCTCCGCCATCGACTGGCTGCCCGCCGGTGTTGAGGGCCTGGAATGGCGCCTGCCGCTGATCAACACGGTGGTGCTGGTCTCCAGCTCCTTCACGATGGTGGTGGCGGAGCATTTCAAGGGCAAGGGGAAGATCTGGCTGTTCCGGGGCTTCTGGCTGCTGACCATGGCCATGGGGGCCTATTTCCTCTATGGCCAGGCGGTGGAGTGGCGCGGCCTCAGCTTCGGCTTCACCTCGGGCACCTTCGGTGGCACCTTCTATCTGCTCACCGGCTTCCATGGCCTGCATGTGCTCACCGGCATCCTGCTGATGGGCCTGATGCTGGCCAAATCCTTCGTCCCCGGCAATTACGACGGCGGTGAAGAAGGCGTCATCGCCACCTCCCTGTTCTGGCATTTCGTGGATGTGATCTGGATCATCCTGTTCGTACTGCTCTACGTCTGGAGAGCCTGA
- a CDS encoding cytochrome c oxidase subunit I, producing MTSTALSPEPPASWRRYFGFSTDAKVIGIQYIVVAFFFFLVGGLLAMIMRGELITPEADLVDRTVYNGLYTMHGTIMLFLFIFPVLNGLNNLLIPTMIGAPDMAFPRLNTAAFWLVPVFGILLIASFFVPSGPATSGWWSYPPVSLQNPLGHLINGEFLWVLAVALSGVSSIMGAVNFVTTILRMRAPGMGFFRMPVFCWTALAAQTLQLIGLPALTGGAVMLLMDLSVGTSFYRPEGGGDPVLYQHFFWFYSHPAVYVIILPVFGIFSELFPVYSRKPLFGYVYVCLASFIIVGLGLIVWVHHMFPSGVTQWMRNLFMVTTMLIAVPTGVKVFAWLGTLWRGKIRLTTPMVFCLGGLFNFVFAGITGIMLATVPVDIHVSNTYFVVGHFHYVIYGAAVMGVFAAIYHWFPKFTGRMPYEGLGKLHFVLTFIGANLNFLPMHPLGLMGMPRRVSSYDPEFAFWNVLASLGAFLLGVSIIPFLLNMISSWARGPKAPHNPWNAIGLEWLLPSPPAEDNFGEHVPTVISRPYGYGTGEPLVAHQAEIERTLTLQDANR from the coding sequence ATGACCAGCACCGCCCTCTCCCCCGAACCGCCCGCCTCCTGGCGGCGTTACTTCGGCTTCAGCACCGATGCCAAGGTGATCGGCATCCAGTACATCGTGGTGGCCTTCTTCTTCTTCCTCGTGGGTGGGCTGCTGGCCATGATCATGCGGGGGGAGCTGATCACGCCCGAGGCCGATCTGGTGGATCGCACCGTGTACAACGGCCTCTACACGATGCACGGAACGATCATGCTGTTCCTGTTCATCTTTCCGGTGCTCAATGGGCTCAACAACCTGTTGATTCCCACCATGATCGGCGCCCCCGACATGGCCTTCCCACGGCTCAACACCGCCGCCTTCTGGCTGGTGCCGGTGTTCGGCATCCTGCTGATCGCCAGCTTCTTCGTGCCCAGCGGCCCGGCCACTTCCGGCTGGTGGTCCTATCCGCCGGTGAGTCTCCAGAACCCCCTCGGCCACCTGATCAACGGCGAGTTCCTCTGGGTGCTGGCAGTGGCCCTCTCCGGCGTCTCCTCGATCATGGGGGCGGTGAACTTCGTCACCACGATCCTGCGGATGCGGGCGCCGGGCATGGGCTTCTTCCGCATGCCGGTGTTCTGCTGGACGGCCCTCGCCGCCCAGACCCTGCAGCTGATCGGCCTGCCCGCCCTCACCGGCGGCGCCGTGATGCTGCTGATGGATCTGAGCGTCGGCACCTCGTTCTACCGGCCGGAAGGGGGCGGCGATCCGGTGCTGTATCAGCACTTCTTCTGGTTCTATTCCCACCCGGCGGTGTATGTGATCATCCTGCCGGTGTTCGGCATCTTCTCGGAGCTGTTTCCCGTCTATTCCCGCAAGCCGCTGTTCGGCTACGTCTATGTGTGCCTGGCCTCCTTCATCATCGTCGGCCTGGGGCTGATCGTCTGGGTGCACCACATGTTCCCCAGTGGCGTCACCCAGTGGATGCGCAACCTTTTCATGGTCACCACGATGCTGATCGCCGTGCCCACCGGTGTGAAGGTGTTCGCCTGGCTGGGCACCCTCTGGCGGGGCAAGATCCGGCTCACCACCCCGATGGTGTTCTGCCTGGGCGGCCTGTTCAACTTCGTCTTCGCCGGCATCACCGGCATCATGCTGGCCACCGTGCCGGTCGACATTCACGTCAGCAACACCTACTTCGTGGTGGGTCACTTCCATTACGTGATCTATGGCGCGGCCGTCATGGGTGTGTTCGCCGCCATCTACCACTGGTTCCCCAAGTTCACCGGCCGCATGCCTTACGAGGGCCTCGGCAAGCTGCATTTCGTGCTCACCTTCATCGGCGCCAACCTCAACTTCCTGCCCATGCACCCGCTCGGCCTGATGGGCATGCCCCGGCGGGTCTCCTCCTACGACCCGGAGTTCGCCTTCTGGAACGTGCTGGCCAGCCTGGGGGCCTTCCTGCTGGGGGTGTCGATCATCCCGTTCCTGCTCAACATGATCAGCTCCTGGGCCCGGGGGCCGAAGGCTCCGCACAACCCCTGGAACGCCATCGGCCTGGAGTGGCTGCTGCCCTCACCGCCGGCGGAGGACAACTTCGGTGAGCACGTCCCCACCGTGATCAGCCGCCCCTACGGCTACGGCACCGGCGAACCGCTGGTGGCGCACCAGGCCGAGATCGAGCGCACCCTCACCCTTCAGGACGCCAACCGATGA
- a CDS encoding VOC family protein, protein MTLPHIDSLGFTTADAEASAAFFETCLGFRRLGEARVLEGGAYGALVGLPDARLRVLRLAIGAEVLELTEVLTPGPGVLPGRPIPAASRSNDRWFQHACLVVNSMEAALVALQPAFAAGRITAISAAPQRLPDWNAAAAGIVAFKFRDPDGHPLELLQFPPDKGEARWHGEAPGPVLGIDHSAIGIADTAASGRFYRDLLGLAAGGDGVNSGPEQDGLDGLAGTRVRITGHRCPSGAGVECLDYRAPTGGRPMPADQGFQDLAHWQLRLRVADLEAIADRAGALGGRVMSPGIVALGDQAAWLGASQALQLADPDGHRLQLLQD, encoded by the coding sequence GTGACCCTTCCCCACATCGACAGCCTCGGCTTCACGACAGCCGATGCCGAGGCCAGCGCCGCCTTCTTCGAGACCTGCCTGGGCTTCCGGCGTCTGGGCGAGGCCCGGGTGCTGGAGGGGGGCGCCTACGGGGCCCTGGTGGGCCTGCCGGATGCCCGCCTCCGGGTGCTGCGGCTGGCGATCGGGGCGGAGGTGCTGGAGCTCACCGAGGTGCTCACACCGGGTCCGGGCGTCCTTCCGGGGCGGCCGATCCCGGCTGCATCCCGCAGCAACGACCGCTGGTTCCAGCACGCCTGCCTGGTGGTCAACAGCATGGAGGCGGCCCTGGTGGCCCTGCAGCCGGCCTTCGCCGCCGGCCGGATCACGGCGATCTCCGCGGCGCCCCAGCGCCTGCCGGACTGGAATGCGGCTGCCGCCGGCATCGTCGCCTTCAAGTTCCGCGATCCGGACGGCCATCCCCTCGAGCTGCTGCAGTTCCCGCCGGACAAGGGGGAGGCCCGCTGGCATGGCGAGGCCCCCGGGCCGGTGCTCGGCATCGACCACAGCGCCATCGGCATCGCCGACACGGCCGCCAGCGGCCGCTTCTATCGCGATCTGCTGGGGCTGGCCGCCGGCGGCGACGGCGTCAACAGCGGCCCGGAGCAGGATGGCCTCGATGGTCTGGCGGGCACCCGGGTGCGCATCACCGGCCACCGCTGCCCCAGCGGCGCCGGTGTCGAGTGCCTCGACTACCGCGCACCCACCGGCGGCCGGCCGATGCCCGCCGACCAGGGCTTCCAGGACCTGGCCCACTGGCAGCTGCGCCTGCGGGTGGCCGATCTGGAGGCCATCGCCGACCGGGCCGGGGCCCTGGGGGGGCGGGTGATGTCGCCGGGGATCGTCGCGCTGGGGGATCAGGCGGCATGGCTCGGGGCTAGCCAGGCCCTGCAGCTGGCGGATCCGGATGGCCATCGCCTGCAGCTGCTCCAGGACTGA
- a CDS encoding cytochrome c oxidase subunit II, producing MTSAPPRRPGPIALVALVLWVGLLLLISLWVAGQSLRWLPVQASNAAPLVDGLFSFETGVGTFVFLGVVSVMAWVVLVHRAEKYDESDAEPIEGNTRLEVIWTAIPLVLVMAIAWYAIQVNTELGVLGPMEHVHLSEPLSMAMGSPKGQGSAEEVEVIARQWSWEFRYTAENVSSTELHLELDRPVTFRLVSEDVLHGFFIPAFRLKQDVIPGRAIDFSLTPTRIGRYRLRDSQFSGTWFAANQADVVVETADDHAAWLKQAAAAPLQAGLSVAADEYAARQAKPRSGWPTVVPAPPPQVNTPGSRSLPHDA from the coding sequence ATGACCTCCGCCCCCCCGCGTCGCCCCGGCCCCATCGCCCTCGTGGCCCTGGTTCTCTGGGTCGGGCTGCTGCTGCTGATCAGCCTCTGGGTGGCGGGGCAGTCCCTGCGCTGGCTGCCGGTGCAGGCCTCCAATGCCGCCCCGCTGGTGGATGGTCTGTTCAGCTTCGAGACCGGCGTCGGCACCTTCGTGTTCCTGGGGGTGGTCTCGGTGATGGCCTGGGTGGTGCTCGTGCACCGGGCCGAGAAGTACGACGAGAGCGATGCCGAGCCGATCGAGGGCAACACCCGCCTCGAGGTGATCTGGACCGCCATCCCGCTGGTGCTGGTGATGGCCATCGCCTGGTATGCCATCCAGGTGAACACCGAACTGGGGGTGCTGGGGCCGATGGAGCACGTCCATCTGAGCGAACCCCTGTCCATGGCGATGGGCTCCCCGAAGGGCCAGGGATCGGCGGAGGAGGTGGAGGTGATCGCCCGGCAATGGTCGTGGGAGTTCCGCTACACCGCCGAGAACGTCTCCAGCACCGAGCTGCATCTGGAACTGGATCGGCCGGTCACCTTCCGCCTGGTCTCCGAGGACGTGCTGCACGGCTTCTTCATCCCGGCCTTCCGGCTCAAGCAGGATGTGATCCCGGGCCGGGCGATCGATTTCAGCCTCACCCCCACCCGCATCGGGCGCTACCGCCTGCGGGATTCCCAGTTCAGCGGCACCTGGTTCGCCGCCAACCAGGCCGATGTGGTGGTGGAGACGGCCGACGACCACGCCGCCTGGCTGAAGCAGGCCGCCGCGGCCCCCCTGCAGGCCGGCCTCAGCGTCGCGGCCGACGAGTACGCCGCGCGCCAGGCCAAGCCCCGCAGCGGCTGGCCCACGGTGGTGCCGGCCCCGCCGCCCCAGGTGAACACCCCCGGTTCCCGTTCCCTTCCCCACGACGCCTGA
- a CDS encoding NAD(P)/FAD-dependent oxidoreductase produces the protein MAKERFFLELEPSEAVMKGWPHVVIVGGGFAGLKAAHRLAGQPVRVTLVDKRNFNLFQPLLYQVASGLVSEADVATPLRRLLARAANVQVLLGEVVDLDAATREVVFNDRRLRYDSLILATGSGSTYFGHEEWRELAPPMKILEHADEIRRRVLTALEEAEQTPDPERCRFLQSVVVVGGGPSGCELAGSINELMRHAARRDFRQLDPGLCRVVLVDPGDRVLRAMDPSLSQAAGDYLVSRGVELVLGGRVQSIEAGRLTVTFKSSPAGTPSERVLEAATICWSAGVRASHLGKLLAERTGCAVDRGGRVVVEPDFSIAGHPEIRVVGDLCSYAHTADGQPLPGMAGPAVQMGGWVALDLLAQLGGRRQAPFRWFDFGSMAVIGPLCAVADLRGLKVTGALGWLLWGLAHLAFMPANENRLTLLTKWLWMIATQQRASLLITGRPDQHLGVEVGLERAERAQDPAPAPAVKPAAASTEQPAAA, from the coding sequence ATGGCGAAGGAACGCTTCTTCCTCGAGCTGGAGCCGAGCGAGGCCGTGATGAAGGGCTGGCCCCATGTGGTCATCGTGGGTGGCGGTTTTGCCGGCCTGAAGGCGGCCCACCGGTTGGCCGGCCAGCCGGTGCGGGTGACCCTGGTGGACAAACGCAACTTCAATCTTTTCCAGCCCCTGCTGTATCAGGTGGCCTCCGGTCTGGTGTCGGAGGCGGATGTGGCGACGCCCCTGCGACGGCTGCTGGCCAGGGCGGCCAATGTGCAGGTGCTGCTCGGTGAGGTGGTCGATCTCGATGCCGCCACCCGGGAGGTGGTCTTCAACGATCGCCGCCTGCGTTACGACAGCCTGATCCTGGCCACCGGCTCCGGCAGCACCTACTTCGGCCATGAGGAGTGGCGGGAACTGGCGCCGCCGATGAAGATCCTCGAGCACGCCGACGAGATCCGGCGGCGGGTGCTGACGGCCCTGGAGGAGGCCGAGCAGACCCCGGATCCGGAACGCTGCCGCTTTCTGCAGTCGGTGGTGGTGGTGGGCGGCGGCCCCTCCGGCTGCGAGCTGGCCGGATCGATCAACGAGCTGATGCGCCATGCGGCACGGCGCGACTTCCGCCAGCTGGATCCCGGCCTCTGCCGCGTGGTGCTGGTCGACCCCGGCGACCGGGTGCTGCGGGCCATGGATCCATCGCTGTCCCAGGCGGCCGGCGACTATCTCGTCTCCCGCGGTGTGGAGCTGGTGCTGGGGGGCCGGGTGCAAAGCATCGAGGCGGGACGCCTCACGGTGACCTTCAAGTCATCGCCGGCCGGAACCCCCAGTGAGCGGGTGCTGGAGGCGGCCACCATCTGCTGGAGCGCGGGGGTGCGGGCCTCCCATCTCGGCAAGCTGCTGGCGGAGCGCACCGGCTGTGCGGTCGACCGCGGCGGGCGCGTGGTGGTCGAGCCCGACTTCTCGATCGCCGGCCATCCCGAGATCCGGGTGGTGGGCGATCTCTGCTCCTACGCCCACACGGCCGACGGCCAGCCCCTGCCGGGCATGGCCGGGCCGGCGGTGCAGATGGGGGGCTGGGTCGCCCTCGACCTGCTGGCCCAGCTGGGGGGGCGGCGCCAGGCCCCCTTCCGCTGGTTCGACTTCGGCAGCATGGCGGTGATCGGCCCCCTCTGTGCCGTCGCCGACCTGCGGGGCCTCAAGGTCACCGGCGCCCTCGGCTGGCTGCTGTGGGGCCTGGCCCATCTGGCCTTCATGCCCGCCAACGAGAACCGCCTCACGCTGCTGACCAAGTGGCTGTGGATGATCGCCACCCAGCAGCGGGCGAGCCTGCTGATCACCGGCCGGCCCGACCAGCACCTGGGTGTGGAGGTGGGGCTGGAGCGGGCCGAACGGGCCCAGGACCCCGCTCCGGCACCGGCGGTGAAACCCGCGGCGGCCTCCACGGAGCAGCCGGCGGCGGCCTGA
- a CDS encoding GMC oxidoreductase, with translation MIIDDTHYDVILIGSGAGGGTLAAALADGGHTVLLLERGGVMPQADQNVAEVGLFRKPRYHPEEKWFGTDGDPFSPQMVHAIGGNTKIWGGVLERMREAEFTGVALQEGPSPDWELRYADLAPWYERAEALYRVHGVAGADPTAPAREGPYPAAPRPVEPFLVELRAAFERQGLHPYDLPLSWSESAVDPTGDAELFGVDPARGSSTVTVKENARVLQLHVNPSGQEVRGIEVEIDHQRWLFRGHQVVLAAGAIGTPEILLRSATDHHPRGLANGSDQVGRNLMKPQLTSILQLAAAPNSGRYGRGHGITDFYWGDKNVDFPLGSIQSGGGVLQDALFAESPPVLSLVTRLLPDFGLEQLAARSITWWAMSAVRPDPHNRVALRGNLLQIHYTANNREAHDRLVYRWIDCLKAVEADPLTQVAKSAPTHPRGEAPLPVIGGACGTCPMGSDPATSVVNLEGRSHEVHNLWIVDASVLPSCPSVGVGLTVIANALRIGAALKASL, from the coding sequence ATGATCATCGACGACACCCACTACGACGTGATCCTGATCGGCAGCGGTGCCGGTGGCGGCACCCTGGCCGCCGCCCTCGCCGATGGGGGCCACACGGTGCTGTTGCTGGAGCGCGGTGGCGTCATGCCCCAGGCCGATCAGAACGTCGCCGAGGTGGGGCTGTTCCGCAAGCCGCGCTACCACCCCGAGGAGAAGTGGTTCGGCACCGACGGTGATCCCTTCTCCCCCCAGATGGTGCATGCCATCGGCGGCAACACCAAGATCTGGGGGGGCGTGCTGGAACGCATGCGCGAAGCGGAGTTCACCGGCGTGGCCCTCCAGGAGGGTCCCTCCCCGGACTGGGAGCTGCGCTACGCCGACCTGGCCCCCTGGTACGAGCGGGCCGAAGCGCTCTATCGCGTCCACGGCGTGGCCGGTGCCGACCCCACCGCCCCCGCGCGGGAGGGTCCCTATCCGGCCGCGCCGCGGCCGGTGGAGCCGTTCCTGGTGGAACTGCGCGCCGCCTTCGAGCGCCAGGGGCTCCATCCCTACGACCTGCCTCTGAGCTGGTCCGAGTCGGCGGTCGATCCCACCGGGGATGCCGAGCTGTTCGGCGTGGATCCGGCGCGCGGCTCCAGCACCGTGACGGTGAAAGAAAACGCCCGGGTGCTGCAGCTGCACGTCAACCCGTCGGGCCAGGAGGTGCGCGGCATCGAGGTGGAGATCGACCACCAGCGCTGGCTGTTCCGCGGCCACCAGGTCGTGCTGGCCGCCGGGGCCATCGGCACGCCGGAGATCCTGCTGCGTTCCGCCACCGACCACCACCCCCGCGGCCTGGCCAACGGCTCCGACCAGGTGGGCCGCAACCTGATGAAGCCCCAGCTCACCTCGATCCTGCAGCTGGCGGCCGCCCCCAACTCGGGCCGCTACGGCCGCGGCCATGGCATCACCGACTTCTACTGGGGCGACAAGAACGTCGACTTCCCCCTCGGCTCGATCCAGAGCGGCGGCGGGGTGCTCCAGGACGCCCTGTTCGCCGAGTCACCGCCGGTGCTCTCCCTGGTGACCCGCCTGCTGCCGGACTTCGGCCTCGAGCAGCTGGCCGCCCGCTCGATCACCTGGTGGGCGATGAGCGCCGTGCGTCCCGATCCCCACAACCGGGTCGCCCTGCGGGGCAACCTGCTGCAGATCCATTACACGGCCAACAACCGGGAGGCCCATGACCGCCTCGTCTACCGCTGGATCGACTGCCTCAAGGCGGTGGAGGCCGACCCCCTGACCCAGGTCGCCAAATCCGCCCCCACCCACCCCCGCGGCGAGGCGCCCCTGCCGGTGATCGGCGGCGCCTGCGGCACCTGCCCCATGGGCTCGGATCCGGCCACCTCGGTGGTGAACCTGGAGGGCCGCAGCCACGAGGTGCACAACCTCTGGATCGTCGATGCCAGCGTGCTGCCCTCCTGTCCGTCGGTGGGGGTGGGGCTCACCGTGATCGCCAATGCCCTGCGCATCGGCGCCGCCCTGAAGGCCTCCCTGTGA
- a CDS encoding DUF2231 domain-containing protein encodes MAPSLLPAEAPIQQLGDWLGPNDLPYSLPIHPNLVHFTIGLFVIAIAFDIVGALYPIEKRVFRFLALPITRAGFHDVGWYNLLACAIVSFFTVAAGFFEMLLAVPLPGVTSSIGLQSMETMLWHGVGGVAILLAIIAMTVWRGYQRFLWRRDMGRQVQWLYLLVGLALFLVIGLHGTLGAELAAEFGVHITADQLLANGADLRDALP; translated from the coding sequence ATGGCTCCCTCCCTGCTCCCGGCCGAGGCGCCGATCCAGCAGCTGGGCGACTGGCTGGGGCCCAACGACCTGCCCTACAGCCTGCCGATCCATCCGAATCTGGTCCACTTCACGATCGGCCTGTTCGTGATCGCCATCGCCTTCGACATCGTCGGCGCCCTCTACCCGATCGAGAAGCGGGTGTTCCGCTTCCTGGCTCTGCCGATCACCCGGGCCGGCTTCCACGACGTGGGCTGGTACAACCTGCTGGCCTGCGCCATCGTCAGCTTCTTCACCGTGGCGGCGGGCTTCTTCGAGATGCTGCTGGCGGTGCCCCTGCCGGGTGTCACCAGCAGCATCGGCCTCCAGAGCATGGAAACCATGCTCTGGCACGGCGTCGGCGGGGTGGCGATCCTGCTGGCGATCATCGCCATGACCGTCTGGCGCGGCTACCAGCGCTTTCTCTGGCGCCGGGACATGGGCCGGCAGGTGCAGTGGCTCTACCTGCTGGTGGGCCTGGCCCTGTTCCTGGTGATCGGCCTGCACGGCACCCTCGGGGCCGAACTGGCGGCCGAATTCGGCGTCCACATCACCGCCGACCAGCTCCTGGCCAATGGCGCCGACCTCCGCGACGCCCTTCCTTGA
- a CDS encoding DUF2231 domain-containing protein — MQQLLPALNDHNLPWMDTLHPIVVHFVIAMAVISVVFDLIGVVLRRPNLFEVSFWNLLFATGAIFVAIIFGQVEAGLADPYGASRAILNLHSTLGWSLAGILSVLTGWRYVLRNRDPETLPLPFLAAGGVLAALVVVQVTLGNQLIWVYGLHTVPVVAAGRAGLI, encoded by the coding sequence ATGCAGCAACTGCTGCCAGCCCTCAATGACCACAACCTGCCCTGGATGGACACCCTCCATCCGATCGTGGTCCACTTCGTCATCGCCATGGCGGTGATCAGCGTGGTCTTCGATCTGATCGGTGTGGTGCTGCGGCGGCCGAATCTGTTTGAAGTCAGCTTCTGGAATCTGCTGTTCGCCACCGGGGCCATCTTCGTGGCGATCATCTTCGGCCAGGTGGAGGCGGGGCTGGCCGATCCCTATGGCGCCTCCCGGGCGATCCTCAACCTGCACAGCACCCTGGGCTGGTCGTTGGCCGGCATCCTCTCGGTGCTCACCGGCTGGCGCTACGTGCTGCGCAACCGGGATCCCGAGACCCTGCCGCTGCCGTTCCTGGCCGCCGGCGGGGTGCTGGCCGCCCTGGTGGTGGTGCAGGTCACCCTGGGGAACCAGCTGATCTGGGTGTATGGCCTGCACACCGTGCCGGTGGTGGCCGCCGGACGGGCCGGGCTGATCTGA
- a CDS encoding SDR family NAD(P)-dependent oxidoreductase — MTSSNPLAGKALSTLLQGKVVIVTGGNSGIGKSIVEYLAELGAKVVIDYRSHPEATEELEREIGAYGGCSFGVQADVGKLDDLQRLVDTTVQKYGRLDVMINNAGIETRTSILTTTPDNFDKVLDVNLRGVFFATQFAAKQMIAQGGGGRIINISSVHEDWPMPDNTPYCCAKGGVRMLTRTAALELAPHGITIVNVGPGAVATPINDSTMNNPELLARLNAAIPMGRMAQPEEIAKVVGFLASDAASYITATTIFADGGLMHSSPGL; from the coding sequence ATGACGAGCTCCAATCCCCTGGCCGGCAAGGCCCTGTCCACCCTGCTGCAGGGCAAGGTCGTCATCGTCACCGGTGGCAACAGCGGCATCGGTAAATCGATCGTGGAATATCTGGCCGAACTCGGTGCCAAGGTGGTGATCGATTACCGCTCCCATCCCGAAGCCACCGAGGAACTGGAGCGTGAAATCGGCGCCTACGGCGGCTGCAGCTTCGGGGTTCAGGCCGATGTGGGCAAGCTCGATGACCTGCAGCGGCTGGTGGACACCACCGTGCAGAAATACGGTCGGCTCGATGTGATGATCAACAACGCCGGCATTGAAACCCGCACCTCGATCCTCACCACCACTCCGGACAACTTCGACAAGGTGCTGGACGTCAACCTGCGGGGCGTCTTCTTCGCCACCCAGTTCGCCGCCAAGCAGATGATCGCCCAGGGCGGCGGCGGCCGCATCATCAACATCTCCTCGGTGCACGAGGACTGGCCGATGCCCGACAACACCCCCTACTGCTGCGCTAAGGGAGGCGTACGCATGCTCACCCGCACCGCGGCCCTGGAACTGGCGCCCCACGGCATCACCATCGTCAATGTGGGCCCCGGCGCCGTGGCCACGCCCATCAACGACTCCACCATGAACAATCCCGAGCTGCTGGCCAGGCTCAACGCCGCCATCCCGATGGGCCGCATGGCCCAGCCGGAGGAGATCGCCAAGGTGGTGGGTTTCCTGGCCAGCGACGCCGCCAGCTACATCACCGCCACCACGATCTTCGCCGATGGGGGCCTGATGCACAGCAGCCCAGGCCTGTGA